A region from the Sandaracinus amylolyticus genome encodes:
- a CDS encoding type II secretion system F family protein: MIGVSAFAAVLLFAGGLGLVAGGLATEPVRGPVLLGMRGLRRGELLARGGFLATVDPVVRWLARWTRHLPFAGPRVRLEKSLREAGDWSGYDVDELLALSFLGAVLATTGAAVMVRITDLPGTIVPFAAALGVYLPFQHVSATAARRQREIDRSLPGAVDLIALAMSAGLDFVAAIAQVIATGSKQQEALTEELAYVTRQMSLGVTRRRALDELAARVPIEPVRNFVGAIQQAEEKGTPLADTLKQQAATLRMRRSVQGEEAASRAAVLMMLPLVLVMCSILVVLMAPFVIRGLDAGF; encoded by the coding sequence ATGATCGGCGTCAGCGCGTTCGCTGCGGTGTTGCTCTTCGCCGGCGGGCTCGGGCTCGTCGCGGGTGGGCTCGCGACCGAGCCGGTGCGGGGCCCGGTGCTGCTCGGCATGCGCGGCCTCCGGCGCGGCGAGCTGCTCGCGCGCGGTGGGTTCCTCGCGACCGTGGATCCGGTCGTGCGCTGGCTCGCGCGATGGACGCGGCACCTGCCCTTCGCGGGGCCGCGCGTGCGTCTCGAGAAGTCGCTGCGCGAGGCGGGCGACTGGAGCGGCTACGACGTCGACGAGCTCCTCGCGCTCTCGTTCCTCGGCGCGGTGCTCGCGACGACCGGCGCGGCGGTGATGGTGCGCATCACCGATCTGCCGGGGACGATCGTGCCGTTCGCGGCGGCCCTCGGTGTGTACCTCCCGTTCCAGCACGTGAGCGCGACCGCGGCGCGCCGACAGCGCGAGATCGATCGCTCGCTGCCCGGCGCGGTCGATCTGATCGCGCTCGCGATGAGCGCAGGCCTCGATTTCGTCGCGGCGATCGCGCAGGTGATCGCGACCGGGAGCAAGCAGCAGGAAGCGCTCACCGAGGAGCTCGCGTACGTGACGCGACAGATGTCGCTCGGGGTCACGAGGCGTCGCGCGCTCGACGAGCTCGCGGCGCGCGTGCCGATCGAGCCGGTGCGCAACTTCGTGGGCGCGATCCAGCAGGCCGAGGAGAAGGGCACGCCGCTCGCCGACACGCTGAAGCAACAGGCCGCGACGTTGCGCATGCGGCGCAGCGTGCAGGGCGAAGAGGCCGCGTCGCGCGCGGCGGTGCTGATGATGCTGCCGCTCGTGCTGGTGATGTGCAGCATCCTCGTGGTGCTGATGGCGCCGTTCGTGATCCGAGGGCTCGATGCCGGGTTCTGA
- a CDS encoding TadE/TadG family type IV pilus assembly protein, with amino-acid sequence MRSVWKSEEGAAYVEFLLAFVPILTLFLGLVQIGLLYAGNLVVQHAAHRAVRSAMTVLDDDPRYYEGEPRLVIDGRSATADELADQLARRDDPSSAPRRRPLSRRAAIELAAMTVIAAIEPRDGDSIADALGTPDLAMRADAVRAATTIDVRVHRPSGDAVPPEVRIRITHGFACRVPVVRRLICTSGRRPIEADDWGTVHVGDMNYGDGDWGAP; translated from the coding sequence ATGCGCAGCGTGTGGAAGAGCGAAGAGGGTGCGGCGTACGTCGAGTTCCTGCTCGCGTTCGTCCCGATCCTCACGCTCTTCCTCGGGCTCGTGCAGATCGGTCTGCTCTACGCGGGGAACCTCGTGGTGCAGCACGCGGCGCATCGCGCGGTGCGCTCCGCGATGACGGTGCTCGACGACGATCCCCGCTACTACGAGGGCGAGCCGCGGCTGGTGATCGACGGGCGCAGCGCGACGGCGGACGAGCTCGCGGATCAGCTCGCGCGGCGCGACGATCCGTCGTCGGCGCCGCGCCGGCGCCCGCTCTCGCGCCGGGCCGCGATCGAGCTCGCGGCGATGACGGTGATCGCGGCGATCGAGCCGCGCGACGGCGACAGCATCGCCGACGCGCTCGGCACGCCCGATCTCGCGATGCGCGCCGACGCGGTGCGCGCCGCGACGACGATCGACGTGCGCGTGCATCGACCGAGCGGCGACGCCGTGCCGCCCGAGGTGCGCATCCGCATCACGCACGGCTTCGCGTGCCGCGTGCCCGTGGTGCGCCGGCTGATCTGCACCAGCGGTCGACGCCCGATCGAGGCCGACGACTGGGGCACGGTGCACGTCGGCGACATGAATTACGGCGACGGCGACTGGGGGGCCCCGTGA